The following are encoded in a window of Gramella sp. MT6 genomic DNA:
- a CDS encoding HPF/RaiA family ribosome-associated protein, giving the protein MEAIFEFVNIDKSNNLESFTQKKLDKIENKYDWVVRANVYFKRDENQKPNGYITEIRLSAPGPEIFAQSNEDSFEASIAQTAKDIERQCSKRKAKMSTH; this is encoded by the coding sequence ATGGAAGCTATTTTTGAATTCGTAAACATAGACAAGAGTAATAACCTTGAATCTTTTACTCAGAAGAAATTAGACAAAATTGAAAATAAATATGATTGGGTAGTACGTGCGAATGTCTACTTTAAAAGAGATGAAAATCAAAAACCTAATGGATATATCACAGAGATCAGGTTAAGTGCACCGGGACCTGAGATTTTTGCCCAGTCCAACGAAGATTCCTTTGAAGCTTCAATTGCGCAAACGGCTAAAGATATAGAAAGACAATGTAGTAAGCGTAAAGCCAAAATGAGTACACATTAA
- a CDS encoding nucleoside deaminase: MGTKDLQKKMMSRALSLAREGRDMDNGGPFGAVITKGDEIIAESRNEVLCAGDCTQHAELRAIQRACKKLKTRNLQGCVLFTSCEPCMMCLGAAYWADFDYIYYGASAEDAREYGFEYSDMYYDSDRDKRHTEFKMIQLCRDEAVEIWEQVTKEELHS; encoded by the coding sequence ATGGGAACAAAGGATTTACAAAAGAAGATGATGAGCAGAGCACTGAGTCTGGCTCGAGAAGGAAGGGATATGGATAATGGAGGTCCTTTTGGTGCGGTGATTACGAAAGGAGATGAAATTATCGCTGAATCACGAAATGAAGTTCTGTGTGCCGGAGATTGCACACAACATGCAGAATTAAGGGCAATACAAAGAGCCTGTAAGAAATTAAAGACAAGAAATCTTCAGGGTTGTGTTCTTTTTACGAGTTGCGAACCCTGTATGATGTGCCTTGGAGCAGCCTATTGGGCCGATTTCGATTATATTTACTATGGAGCCTCGGCCGAAGATGCCCGAGAATACGGGTTTGAATATAGTGATATGTACTATGATTCTGATAGGGATAAAAGGCATACCGAATTTAAAATGATTCAGTTATGTCGTGATGAAGCGGTAGAGATCTGGGAACAGGTTACTAAAGAAGAATTGCACTCCTGA
- a CDS encoding formate/nitrite transporter family protein, with protein MDSEKKQKNKDEQKKVNEEIENSGSNDSTKTKTHGEILKQQIIEGCETYDRSSSSILLSSFTAGLEIGFSYLMICSVFSFFQGTVAEATIYKLIAFVYPIGFILVVLGQSILFTEQTSLLTLPVLSGSRSVLSLFKIWGLVILGNLVGGMLIALTLSWIGPNLGLFEADTIASIGEHYADYNFATILVSAILAGWLMGLLSWLVTSSKETTSEIIIIYLITAVMGFTGLHHSIIGNIEIFAGMLVSSEIDFLVYSKTLITALLGNALGAAIFVALLKYRAFVFNVKMP; from the coding sequence ATGGATTCAGAAAAGAAACAAAAAAATAAGGACGAGCAGAAAAAAGTAAACGAGGAAATAGAAAATTCTGGATCTAATGACTCTACTAAGACTAAGACTCATGGGGAAATTCTAAAACAACAAATTATTGAGGGTTGTGAAACCTATGATCGTAGTTCAAGTAGTATCCTTTTAAGTTCTTTTACGGCAGGGCTTGAGATTGGTTTCAGTTATCTCATGATCTGTTCGGTGTTTAGTTTTTTCCAGGGTACAGTTGCAGAGGCAACTATTTACAAACTTATAGCTTTTGTATATCCCATAGGGTTTATACTTGTAGTACTTGGCCAGTCTATATTATTTACAGAACAAACCTCTTTACTTACCCTTCCGGTATTGAGCGGTAGCAGGAGTGTTCTTAGTTTGTTCAAAATCTGGGGACTGGTGATTCTTGGTAACCTGGTAGGAGGTATGCTAATAGCTCTTACGTTATCCTGGATTGGTCCTAACTTAGGACTTTTCGAAGCAGACACTATCGCATCTATAGGTGAACATTATGCAGATTATAATTTTGCCACCATTCTGGTAAGTGCAATTCTGGCAGGATGGTTAATGGGACTATTAAGCTGGCTGGTAACCTCTTCGAAGGAAACAACATCAGAGATCATCATTATCTATTTAATCACCGCTGTTATGGGCTTTACGGGGCTCCATCACAGTATTATAGGTAATATTGAAATATTTGCAGGGATGTTGGTCTCCTCAGAAATAGATTTTCTGGTTTATTCAAAAACCCTCATCACAGCATTACTTGGTAATGCACTGGGGGCAGCAATTTTCGTAGCATTATTAAAGTATAGAGCTTTCGTTTTTAATGTAAAAATGCCCTAA
- a CDS encoding outer membrane beta-barrel family protein, with the protein MCKLTTTLCVFLLFLTDVFSQVEYTITGNVKTANGEALPFANILLLKQIDSTLVEGGITQDDGSYKLSGVPGDYLLMASMIGYKPSYSKNFSLNENLTMPSLVLNEELLDEVQIEGTKPLFQQKMDRMIINVENSIISAGSSALEILERSPGVLVNRQNNSISILGKDGVAIMINGKNSYVPVATLIQMLEGMTSDNIVSIELITTPPSNLDAEGNAGFINIILKERTDVGLNGSASLSAGYSNDFLTTNSINFNYRKGKLNLFGNYSYSLNETDQIITVSREYTEDGDSVGNSTYSDRDARQENHNIRTGLDYQLSEKTIMGILLTAYDNRWSMYAENENINTRNSEIESFIYLKNHEINHWKHFGANFNISHDFTDEKSLVFNLDYLYYKDDNPNDYKNSYFDENVVFEADTISRSTKLTPIKTYVGALDYKTSPNEELKIETGLKLTTSNFENDVAVEELINNSWIPDPTLTNKSYLDESIYAGYFSMEYQFSENTGIKAGLRYEFTNSELDTDTQGRVVDREYGEFFPTLYLNHNLNDTLSMNLSYSRRITRPTFNDLAPFVILFDPYTFISGNASLQPALSNSVKYSINYRSSVLSVEYTNEDNTIANFQERLDEETGRLIFEANNLDYTRSLAVSLGFPWRITKWWRTQNNLNYVYQKLRGFYYEDTVELSLGIYFINNINSFKISETWSAELSGFYNSESFFGTAKYDAFYRVDSGISKKFGENGGTLKLTIRDIFDSFEFNGGTNLPEQDLKTQNLFDFSARTFLLTFTFNFGNRKLKSSRNRETGAEAERRRVQEQ; encoded by the coding sequence ATGTGTAAGTTAACTACTACACTTTGTGTTTTTCTTCTGTTTCTTACTGATGTTTTTTCCCAGGTGGAATATACTATTACAGGAAATGTAAAAACTGCTAACGGGGAAGCATTGCCATTCGCAAATATCCTTTTGCTTAAGCAAATAGATTCAACTTTAGTAGAAGGAGGTATAACACAGGATGATGGGAGTTATAAACTTTCAGGAGTACCGGGTGATTATCTGCTAATGGCCAGCATGATAGGATATAAACCATCATATTCAAAAAATTTCAGTTTAAATGAAAATTTAACGATGCCTTCGCTGGTATTAAATGAGGAATTACTGGATGAAGTTCAAATAGAGGGGACAAAACCTCTTTTTCAGCAAAAAATGGATCGTATGATCATTAACGTGGAAAACAGTATTATTTCGGCAGGAAGTTCAGCCCTGGAGATATTGGAAAGATCTCCGGGTGTTCTTGTAAACCGGCAGAATAATAGTATTTCTATTCTGGGAAAAGATGGAGTTGCCATTATGATAAACGGGAAAAACAGTTATGTTCCCGTTGCCACCTTGATCCAAATGCTGGAGGGGATGACCTCAGATAATATTGTAAGTATAGAATTGATAACAACGCCACCCTCGAATCTCGATGCTGAAGGTAATGCCGGGTTTATTAATATCATTCTCAAAGAAAGGACAGATGTTGGACTAAATGGCTCCGCGTCACTATCGGCTGGGTATAGCAATGATTTTCTAACTACCAATTCTATCAATTTTAATTACAGGAAAGGTAAGTTAAATCTATTCGGAAATTATTCATACAGTCTCAACGAAACAGATCAGATTATTACCGTCTCCCGGGAATATACTGAAGATGGAGACAGCGTTGGGAACAGTACATACTCAGATAGGGATGCCCGGCAGGAAAATCATAATATAAGAACAGGTTTAGATTATCAACTTTCAGAAAAAACCATCATGGGAATACTGCTTACTGCTTATGATAATCGCTGGTCTATGTACGCGGAAAATGAAAATATCAATACCAGGAATTCTGAAATCGAGTCATTTATATACCTGAAAAATCATGAGATCAATCATTGGAAACATTTTGGGGCGAACTTCAATATTTCTCACGATTTTACTGATGAAAAATCTCTCGTCTTCAATCTTGATTACCTCTATTATAAAGACGATAATCCCAATGATTATAAAAATTCATATTTCGATGAAAATGTTGTTTTTGAAGCCGATACAATTTCCCGAAGCACTAAGCTAACTCCTATCAAAACCTATGTTGGTGCCCTGGATTATAAAACCAGTCCCAATGAAGAACTTAAAATAGAAACAGGTTTAAAATTAACAACCTCTAATTTTGAAAATGACGTTGCAGTAGAGGAGCTCATTAATAATTCCTGGATCCCAGATCCTACACTCACCAACAAAAGTTACCTGGATGAAAGCATTTACGCCGGGTACTTTAGTATGGAATATCAGTTCTCTGAAAATACAGGGATTAAAGCAGGCCTTAGATATGAATTCACCAATTCTGAGCTGGATACAGATACACAGGGTAGAGTAGTGGATCGTGAATATGGAGAATTTTTCCCAACTCTATATTTAAACCATAATTTAAATGATACGCTAAGTATGAATCTCAGTTATTCAAGGCGAATAACCAGGCCCACTTTTAATGATCTCGCGCCATTCGTGATTCTTTTTGATCCTTATACTTTCATTTCGGGAAACGCTTCTTTACAACCGGCCCTTTCAAATTCGGTTAAATATAGTATCAATTATAGATCTTCTGTCCTGTCTGTTGAATATACAAATGAGGATAATACTATCGCGAATTTTCAGGAGCGTTTAGATGAAGAGACCGGCCGGCTTATATTTGAAGCCAACAATCTGGATTACACAAGAAGCCTGGCCGTGAGCCTTGGGTTTCCCTGGCGTATTACCAAATGGTGGCGCACACAGAACAATCTAAATTATGTTTACCAAAAGCTTAGGGGATTCTATTACGAAGACACGGTAGAATTAAGTCTTGGTATTTACTTTATAAATAACATAAATTCTTTTAAAATTTCTGAGACCTGGTCTGCAGAGTTAAGCGGTTTCTATAATAGCGAGAGCTTTTTTGGAACTGCCAAATACGATGCTTTTTATAGAGTAGATTCCGGAATCTCTAAAAAATTCGGTGAAAATGGCGGAACCCTGAAGTTAACGATTCGGGACATCTTTGACTCTTTTGAATTTAATGGTGGAACCAATTTGCCTGAACAGGATCTAAAAACACAGAACCTATTCGATTTTTCAGCGCGTACCTTCCTGCTAACCTTTACCTTCAATTTTGGAAACCGAAAATTAAAATCTTCAAGAAACAGGGAAACGGGAGCCGAAGCGGAAAGAAGAAGAGTACAGGAGCAATAA
- a CDS encoding DUF4251 domain-containing protein, which yields MKIFKNIELRRSLSASFLFFSLFLLIACGSSNTAIDNENFKELQELVSKGQFEIENNLAYPNNGGNINLIGNPNHIKFNKDSVDVFLPYFGVRHSGGSYGSDQGGIKYEGIAKNIKTSEQPEKDRIEITFEALKDGESLDFRVTLYPNNNVRTYVISSQRTTISYEGKLSEFEENEN from the coding sequence ATGAAGATTTTTAAAAATATCGAATTAAGAAGATCCCTTAGTGCAAGTTTTCTATTTTTTTCTTTATTTCTATTGATAGCCTGTGGTAGTTCAAATACTGCTATAGATAATGAAAACTTCAAGGAATTACAGGAACTGGTCTCTAAAGGCCAGTTCGAAATTGAGAATAATTTGGCATATCCAAATAACGGAGGCAATATTAATTTGATTGGTAACCCGAATCATATAAAATTCAATAAGGATAGTGTGGATGTTTTTTTGCCTTATTTTGGAGTAAGACATTCTGGAGGTAGTTATGGAAGTGACCAGGGAGGAATTAAATATGAAGGGATCGCAAAGAATATTAAAACCTCTGAACAACCTGAAAAAGATAGGATTGAGATTACTTTTGAAGCCCTGAAAGACGGTGAGAGCCTTGACTTTAGAGTCACTCTATATCCTAATAATAATGTGAGAACCTATGTCATCTCAAGTCAAAGAACAACCATTTCTTATGAGGGGAAATTAAGTGAATTTGAAGAAAATGAAAATTAA
- a CDS encoding ABC transporter ATP-binding protein: MVKTIIDAHNVSKTYNPEKVPVYAVQDVHVHIEEGEFVALVGPSGSGKSTLLNMMGGLDEPTKGSVIIDGVELTELSENKLIDFRLHNIGFVFQAFNLIPVLTAKENVGFVLQLQHMPKKEREKRVLNLLEEVDLEDKIDSKPGELSGGQQQRVAVARALASKPKIILADEPTANLDSKSAANLLDIMAKLNKEENITFLFSTHDQRVIQKARRVITLVDGKVDSDVQQTPT; encoded by the coding sequence ATGGTAAAGACAATAATAGACGCACATAATGTGAGTAAAACATACAACCCTGAGAAAGTGCCGGTTTATGCGGTTCAGGATGTACACGTACATATAGAGGAGGGGGAGTTCGTCGCTTTGGTCGGCCCTTCGGGTTCAGGAAAATCGACCTTACTGAATATGATGGGTGGCCTGGATGAACCCACAAAAGGAAGTGTAATTATAGATGGAGTTGAATTGACCGAGCTTTCAGAAAACAAATTAATAGATTTCAGACTGCACAATATTGGCTTTGTATTCCAGGCGTTTAATTTGATCCCGGTGCTCACTGCAAAAGAAAATGTGGGTTTTGTTTTGCAATTGCAGCATATGCCCAAAAAAGAGCGCGAAAAAAGGGTATTAAACTTACTGGAAGAAGTAGATCTTGAGGATAAGATAGATAGTAAGCCAGGTGAACTTTCCGGCGGACAGCAACAACGTGTGGCGGTTGCCAGGGCATTGGCCTCAAAACCAAAAATAATACTGGCAGATGAACCTACGGCGAATTTAGATTCCAAATCTGCTGCTAATTTGCTGGACATTATGGCCAAACTGAACAAAGAAGAGAATATCACTTTTTTGTTTTCTACGCATGACCAGAGAGTGATTCAAAAGGCGAGACGCGTAATAACACTGGTTGATGGTAAGGTAGATTCTGATGTACAACAAACACCCACCTGA
- a CDS encoding FtsX-like permease family protein, which produces MLFQIAWRNIWRNTSRSLVVVSSIIIGIWAGIFILSFSWGMYKNNINESVYKQLSHIQIHDPDFKQEMDPRFIIPDSDSILEQLESDSRIASVSSRVIATGMITSTTTASGVTIYGINPVSETKQIGLGQNLIEGAYFGSGKDNEILIGQKLSKKHKLKLKSKVVLTFTDVNSEIVSAAFRVGGIYRSKNISLDEVNVYVKKEHLRNLLDLKPSETNEIAILIKDEEQLDSITNYNKTLVPNAKIEDWRQLAPELDLIIESFNLYTYIISGLILLALTCGIVNTMLMSVLERIRELGMLMAIGLNKRKIFFMIMLETIYLTLIGCPIGLLMGWLTVTILGRTGIDMSMFSEGLASYGFSSMIYPALDQEKYMIIMTMCFITAILSAIYPAYKALQLNPSEAIRKI; this is translated from the coding sequence ATGTTGTTTCAGATTGCCTGGCGGAATATATGGAGGAATACCTCCAGAAGCTTAGTGGTGGTTAGCTCAATCATAATTGGAATATGGGCAGGAATCTTTATTCTGTCTTTTTCCTGGGGCATGTATAAGAACAATATCAACGAATCTGTTTATAAGCAATTATCCCATATTCAAATTCATGATCCTGACTTTAAACAGGAAATGGATCCTAGATTTATTATACCGGATTCCGATTCGATATTAGAACAATTAGAGTCTGATAGCCGAATTGCATCCGTAAGTTCCCGGGTTATTGCAACCGGGATGATTACCTCCACTACAACTGCCAGTGGAGTGACCATTTACGGGATCAATCCGGTTTCAGAAACTAAGCAGATAGGATTGGGCCAGAACCTTATTGAGGGCGCATATTTTGGATCTGGCAAAGACAATGAAATCCTGATTGGCCAGAAATTGTCTAAAAAACATAAGCTCAAACTTAAAAGCAAAGTGGTATTAACCTTTACCGATGTGAACTCTGAAATAGTTTCCGCAGCTTTCAGGGTTGGAGGGATTTACAGATCTAAGAACATTTCTTTAGATGAAGTGAATGTTTATGTAAAAAAGGAACATTTAAGAAATTTACTGGATTTAAAGCCTTCTGAAACCAACGAAATAGCCATTTTAATTAAAGATGAAGAACAACTGGACAGCATTACAAATTACAACAAAACACTTGTTCCTAATGCGAAGATCGAGGACTGGAGGCAGCTTGCTCCTGAACTGGACCTTATTATAGAATCCTTCAACTTGTATACCTATATCATTAGCGGGCTCATTTTACTGGCTTTAACCTGTGGTATAGTAAATACGATGTTAATGTCTGTACTAGAGCGTATTAGAGAGCTAGGAATGTTGATGGCAATTGGCTTAAACAAGCGGAAGATATTTTTCATGATCATGCTGGAAACCATTTATTTAACACTAATTGGGTGTCCAATTGGCCTGCTAATGGGCTGGTTAACAGTGACCATATTAGGAAGAACTGGAATAGATATGTCTATGTTTTCTGAAGGCCTGGCATCTTATGGTTTCAGTTCCATGATCTATCCGGCTTTAGATCAGGAAAAATATATGATCATCATGACCATGTGCTTTATCACGGCCATATTATCGGCTATTTATCCAGCCTATAAAGCCCTGCAATTAAATCCTTCGGAAGCAATACGTAAAATATAA
- a CDS encoding ABC transporter permease, which yields MLLKLAWLNIWRNKRRTIITATSVFFAVLLAITFKSLTDGIYDNMIHNVVSYSTGYLQIQQTGYWDEQSIDNTFEEDENLYQELLKNPNVENIIPRLQSFALASYTDKTKGVLVLGIDPDKEKAVNNLHEKITSGEFIENPNENAVVLGEGLASKLKLGVNDTLVLLGQGYHASSAAAKYRVKGLVKLGAIDLNNSVVYIPLRQAQYMYGAEDRLSSVSIMPNKTTDLQGMKRSIQETIDPEKYEVMTWKEMLSELDQFIEADKTGHFIIIAVLYIIISFGLFGTLLMMLFERKHELGILIAIGMKKHLLAIILLLESLMISLIGCFAGIIGGILVVKWFTIYPIRLTGEIEQVYEDYGIESILYFSSEEKIFIVQTLIVMVLSILLAFYPGYKVMRLKPVEAINS from the coding sequence ATGTTGTTAAAACTAGCCTGGTTAAATATCTGGCGTAATAAACGCAGAACGATCATCACCGCGACCTCTGTTTTTTTCGCGGTGTTGCTGGCGATTACTTTTAAGTCCTTAACCGATGGTATCTATGATAATATGATCCATAACGTGGTGAGTTATTCAACCGGTTACCTGCAGATCCAACAGACAGGTTATTGGGATGAGCAATCTATTGATAACACATTTGAGGAGGATGAAAATTTGTATCAGGAGTTGCTTAAAAATCCGAATGTGGAAAATATTATCCCCCGTTTACAAAGCTTTGCCCTGGCATCTTATACAGATAAAACAAAGGGTGTTCTTGTTTTAGGAATAGACCCGGACAAAGAAAAAGCTGTCAATAATCTTCACGAAAAGATCACCAGCGGCGAATTCATTGAAAACCCCAATGAAAATGCGGTTGTTTTAGGGGAAGGTTTAGCCTCTAAGCTCAAATTAGGAGTAAACGACACCCTGGTGCTTTTGGGCCAGGGCTATCATGCAAGCAGTGCCGCAGCAAAATACAGGGTGAAAGGTCTGGTGAAATTAGGAGCTATAGATCTTAATAACAGCGTGGTGTATATTCCACTCAGGCAGGCACAATATATGTATGGGGCAGAAGATCGCTTATCATCGGTATCTATCATGCCTAACAAAACAACAGATCTGCAAGGCATGAAAAGATCTATTCAGGAAACAATAGATCCAGAGAAATATGAGGTAATGACCTGGAAAGAAATGCTGTCTGAACTTGACCAGTTTATAGAGGCCGATAAAACAGGACATTTTATCATTATCGCTGTCCTGTATATTATTATCTCCTTCGGATTATTTGGCACCTTGCTAATGATGCTTTTTGAAAGAAAACACGAACTGGGAATCCTTATTGCCATTGGAATGAAAAAGCATTTACTGGCCATTATCCTTTTACTGGAATCTTTAATGATCTCTTTGATTGGATGTTTTGCCGGTATCATTGGAGGAATTTTGGTGGTGAAATGGTTCACCATATATCCAATTCGTTTAACCGGCGAAATAGAGCAGGTATATGAGGATTATGGCATTGAATCCATTCTATACTTTTCCAGTGAGGAGAAGATTTTTATTGTTCAGACTTTAATTGTTATGGTCTTATCTATCCTGTTGGCTTTTTATCCGGGCTATAAGGTGATGAGATTAAAACCTGTTGAAGCCATAAATAGTTAG
- a CDS encoding outer membrane lipoprotein-sorting protein, with amino-acid sequence MKTSEILKLLLGIMIFIVPIMTVSGQQELSAKDIVKKADENMRGKTSQTDITIKIIRPTWSREMQMKAWSKGDDYSMILVTSPAKEKGTVFLKRIKEVWNWIPSIERNIKLPPSMMSQSWMGTDFTNDDLVREASSVSDYDHTLLGKETIAGKECYKIQMIPKPSAAIVWEKVIVWIDTLDFLQLKAEFYDEDGELVNIMRSSDIKEMGGRKITSKIEMFPVDKEGNSTVIIYNDIVFDEPIKDDFFTTRNMKQLK; translated from the coding sequence ATGAAAACCTCAGAAATCCTAAAATTGCTTTTAGGCATTATGATTTTCATAGTGCCAATCATGACCGTTTCTGGTCAGCAAGAGCTCTCTGCAAAAGATATAGTGAAGAAGGCAGATGAAAATATGCGTGGGAAAACCTCGCAGACAGATATCACCATTAAGATCATAAGGCCTACCTGGAGCCGGGAAATGCAAATGAAAGCCTGGAGCAAGGGCGATGATTATTCCATGATCTTAGTTACAAGTCCCGCGAAAGAAAAAGGCACTGTTTTTTTAAAGCGAATAAAGGAAGTATGGAACTGGATACCTTCTATTGAACGCAATATCAAATTACCTCCATCCATGATGTCTCAAAGCTGGATGGGGACTGACTTTACTAATGACGATCTGGTGAGGGAAGCTTCTTCGGTATCAGATTATGATCATACGTTGCTGGGAAAAGAAACTATTGCAGGAAAGGAATGCTATAAAATTCAAATGATCCCCAAACCTTCCGCAGCAATAGTTTGGGAAAAGGTAATTGTCTGGATAGACACTCTTGATTTTTTGCAGTTAAAAGCTGAATTCTATGATGAGGACGGAGAACTGGTAAACATTATGAGGTCCAGTGATATAAAAGAAATGGGAGGAAGAAAAATAACTTCAAAAATAGAAATGTTCCCGGTTGATAAGGAAGGAAACAGTACGGTGATCATTTACAATGATATTGTTTTTGATGAGCCTATTAAAGATGATTTCTTCACCACAAGAAATATGAAACAATTAAAGTGA
- a CDS encoding acyl-CoA dehydrogenase family protein → MLQKVLLEREIYASEEHKMMQKMIQDFIRDEILNQTDEWEKNGMVSREIWERAGELGLLCIDMPEAYGGSGFDFSFSALFIEELAKKGVTGPGFSLHSDVVAPYLLKYGTEAQKQKYLPAMAAGKMITSLGMTEPNCGSDLQAITTTAVDKEDHYLVNGQKTFITNGFMCDMSLVAVKTGKGTENEGVSLLIIESDSEGFEKGKPLKKIGMKAQDTCELFFDNVKVPKENLLGEEGAGFKIMMTELARERLIVALNAIGGAEGAIANTIEYTSTRTAFKQPIAAFQNTQFKLAECATQLQVHQSFLDRCTSLLSKHELTAESASMAKYSATDMHNKVVDECLQLFGGYGYMWDYPIARMYADNRVARIYAGTNEIMKLLIARGLFKELFGQMKDDRKK, encoded by the coding sequence ATGTTACAAAAAGTATTATTAGAACGCGAAATATATGCATCTGAAGAACATAAAATGATGCAAAAGATGATCCAGGACTTCATTCGTGATGAAATTCTGAATCAAACAGACGAATGGGAAAAGAATGGCATGGTGAGCAGGGAGATCTGGGAACGTGCCGGAGAATTGGGTTTGCTATGTATCGATATGCCTGAGGCTTATGGTGGCAGTGGTTTTGATTTCAGCTTTAGCGCCTTATTCATTGAAGAGCTGGCGAAAAAGGGAGTAACCGGACCTGGTTTCTCATTACATTCAGATGTTGTTGCTCCATATCTTTTAAAGTATGGTACTGAGGCTCAAAAGCAAAAGTATCTACCTGCCATGGCTGCTGGTAAAATGATCACTTCTCTTGGTATGACGGAGCCAAACTGTGGGAGCGATCTTCAGGCGATCACCACTACGGCGGTAGATAAGGAAGATCATTATCTGGTAAACGGACAGAAAACTTTTATCACGAATGGATTTATGTGTGATATGTCTTTGGTAGCAGTTAAAACCGGGAAAGGAACAGAGAATGAGGGAGTGTCTTTATTGATCATTGAAAGTGATTCAGAAGGTTTTGAAAAGGGAAAGCCACTCAAAAAAATAGGGATGAAAGCCCAGGATACCTGTGAATTATTTTTCGATAATGTAAAGGTTCCGAAGGAGAATCTGTTAGGAGAAGAAGGCGCGGGTTTTAAGATTATGATGACCGAACTGGCCAGAGAACGTCTAATTGTTGCATTAAATGCAATTGGTGGAGCAGAGGGCGCGATTGCCAATACCATTGAATACACATCTACCAGAACCGCTTTTAAGCAACCCATAGCAGCATTCCAGAACACACAATTTAAACTTGCCGAATGCGCTACACAATTACAGGTTCACCAGTCTTTTTTAGATCGCTGTACATCATTGTTATCAAAACATGAACTCACTGCTGAAAGTGCTTCCATGGCCAAATATTCCGCTACTGATATGCACAATAAAGTAGTTGATGAATGCCTACAGTTATTTGGTGGTTATGGCTATATGTGGGATTATCCAATTGCGCGTATGTATGCAGATAATAGGGTGGCCAGGATCTACGCCGGCACCAACGAGATTATGAAATTATTGATCGCTCGCGGTTTGTTTAAGGAATTGTTCGGGCAAATGAAAGACGATAGAAAAAAATAG
- a CDS encoding peptide-methionine (S)-S-oxide reductase — MKELHRIGFGGGCHWCTEAVFQAIKGVKEVKQGYISTAQEKETFYEGILVNYDPGSISLQALIEIHLQTHQSTSNHSMRSKYLSAVYTFNTKQNSEVLDILNTLQEKFEKPIITSAYYFGKFKASRPEITNYYKTDPERPFCKLYIDPKIKILEDKFQRFIK, encoded by the coding sequence TTGAAAGAGTTGCATAGAATAGGTTTTGGAGGTGGATGCCACTGGTGTACCGAAGCGGTCTTTCAGGCTATAAAAGGAGTGAAGGAAGTGAAGCAGGGTTATATTTCGACAGCTCAGGAAAAGGAAACTTTTTATGAAGGAATACTTGTAAATTATGATCCCGGAAGTATCAGCCTTCAGGCACTTATCGAGATCCATCTGCAAACGCATCAGAGTACTTCCAATCATAGTATGCGTTCCAAATATCTTTCTGCTGTTTATACCTTCAATACAAAGCAAAATTCCGAAGTGCTGGATATTCTGAATACTTTGCAGGAAAAATTTGAAAAGCCAATAATTACTTCGGCATATTATTTTGGCAAGTTTAAGGCATCCAGACCTGAAATAACCAATTACTACAAGACCGATCCGGAAAGGCCATTCTGTAAATTGTATATAGATCCTAAAATAAAAATCCTTGAAGATAAATTCCAAAGGTTCATCAAATAA